In Phocoena phocoena chromosome 3, mPhoPho1.1, whole genome shotgun sequence, a single window of DNA contains:
- the CCDC124 gene encoding coiled-coil domain-containing protein 124, protein MPKKFQGENTKSAAARARRAEAKAAADAKKQKELEDAYWKDEDKHVMRKEQRKEEKEKRRLEQLERKKEAQRLLEEEDSRLKGSKALRVATSSKVTRTQIEETLRRDHQHKEAPDPAEKAKSHLEVPLEENVNRRLLEEGSVEARTIEDAIAVLSVAEEAADRHPERRMRAAFTAFEEAQLPRLKQENPNMRLSQLKQMLKKEWLRSPDNPMNQRAVPFNTPK, encoded by the exons ATGCCCAAGAAGTTCCAGGGCGAGAACACTAAATCGGCAGCGGCCCGGGCACGGAGGGCTGAGGCCAAGGCAGCAGCTGATGCCAAGAAGCAGAAGGAGTTGGAGGATGCCTACTGGAAGGATGAGGACAAACACGTCATGAGGAAGGAGCAGCGCAAG gaggagaaggagaagcggCGCCTGGAGCAGCTGGAGCGCAAGAAGGAGGCACAGCGGCTGCTGGAGGAGGAGGACTCAAGGCTTAAGGGCAGCAAGGCCCTGCGAGTGGCCACCTCCAGCAAAGTCACCCGCACCCAGATTGAGGAGACGCTCCGCCGAGACCATCAGCACAAGGAAGCCCCGGACCCAG CCGAGAAAGCCAAGAGCCACTTGGAAGTGCCGTTGGAGGAGAATGTGAACCGCCGCTTGCTGGAGGAGGGCAGCGTGGAGGCGCGCACCATCGAGGATGCCATCGCAGTGCTCAG CGTGGCGGAGGAGGCGGCAGACAGGCACCCTGAGCGCAGAATGCGGGCGGCATTCACTGCCTTCGAGGAGGCGCAGCTGCCGCGGCTCAAGCAAGAAAACCCCAACATGCGGCTGTCACAGCTGAAGCAGATGCTCAAGAAGGAGTGGCTGCGTTCGCCGGACAACCCCATGAATCAGCGCGCCGTGCCCTTCAACACCCCCAAGTGA